In Zingiber officinale cultivar Zhangliang chromosome 1A, Zo_v1.1, whole genome shotgun sequence, the DNA window aaatcgagctcggctcgataagataaacgaacaaaTTCGAACGagttttttatcgaatcgagctctaAATAACTTACGAACCGTCTGATTTATTTACATCCCTAAATACTATAGAGCTAGATGATTGCTGACTAAAGTCAGCCATCTTACTTTGTTTTCTTTGATTCACCTTGTAGGGAGGGCACGGAATAACAGTTTCTTTAGTGACAAACAATTGCACCATAAACAGGTTTATAAGAGCATGCATATTCATGTATATAGGTACAAACAATTGCACCATAAGCAGATTTATAAGAGCATGCATATTTATGTATATAGGTACATCGAATCCTCTGCCCCCAATTATCCTATCCTTATGTCCCACTCATCGCCCTCAACTCATCGTCAGCCGCCTCCAGTCGTTGGTCCAACCAGAACTATATTCTGGAGGGAAGGTGAACCTAAGAGCTTATCGCCAGCACAATTAGCGTCAGAATTCGGCCGGATCTGAGCAGGAGTTTTGATCGATGATGGAGGAAATTTTGTTCAGATCCGGCCAGATTTCGACGTCAATCGTGCTTGCGGCGATCCCTCTGGATTCACCTTCCCCTAAAATATATTTCTAATTAGGTTAGCGGGCGGAGGCAATTGACGATGAATTGAGACAACGAGTAAGACAAAGGGATAAGAGATTTTGGGGACAAAGATCCGATCTGGTATACAGGGCACTAAAAATATATTCGGATTTGATACTTTTTGGCTTCTAATTCTTGAATATTATTATGTGCGTtcgaatttattatttatttcagttttactTATAAAAAAATGAGACAAATATCGAGACTTGTTTCTCGTCAAAGCGTATAGTGAATATGTCAAATAGCAATTAATGACTCAAAATATAATATACTTGTAATAAATATAggtgaaagaaaataaaataaaataattatataaaacaAAGAATAATTTGGTACATGAAATTCTCGTTATATGGGGTCTAAGAGAAGGATCAATTATACATaatcttatcttatttttttttacaaaagacTATTTTCAGGATTCAACCCCATGAAATTTTGGTCATAGAGTAATAATTTTATCGTTGCGCCAAGCTCCCCTtcaaaataattatataataaaaacataaaatttctcaaaaatattcaataattttttatcatttatttaaaataagaaaaaaataattgtgtataattttttattaattcttaaaaaataatttagttttaaaataaatctatttaattttattagaaaGAACAAGTCGTTATAAAGAAGGTAAAATCTCATCTATTAGTTGTCGGACTAATTAaaagttaatataattttaatttttaaaaatttaatctcGATCATCATTTTATTAAACAGCTGAAAAAgatctttttgaaaaaaaatcttataaaagagaatagaaTTGGATGGTCATTTTACAAAAAGATATTTTCAGTTGTCCTTAAATtatgaaatatatttatatataaattttaaaattacatgtttaaatttaaaatttaatttagcaaCACATAAACTTAAGAACACCTTATATATTTTAGTAGTGCATAATAGTTAAATGCAATGAagtaatactatatatatatatatatatatatatatatatatatataaaataaaattatactaaTGATTTATAACAATCATGAACCTTTCAATTCATGACAATCTTTTCGTTACCATGtcaaattattgaaaattttatattGAATACCATCATTAAAATAAATGCTCTTCCTTATGTGTGCCCATGTAATAATATTATAAATTAGTTCCTTATTCAcccaaaaaattaattaatttacgaTATTACAGAAACCAATTTCAACCATTTTTTGTCTTTAATTTTCTCTTAATTAGTATAATTGATAGTTTATTTTATTGCAATATAGGAAAACAATCAACatcatttatattaaaatcaaatttaaattataaatatcaGTGGCTACAGTTGACTTACTTTGTTTTGCTTTTAGGTTTAGCAAGTTAAATCTAAAAAATCAATTATTGTTAAGAAACCAAGAAATTTTAGGCAGAGGATATTGAATTAAAATGATTCacgattaaaaataataataataatcaaattaTTTCACATCTTAGAACATTATTTCTTCGTAGAAATATTACTCAAAAGACGAAAAATATATAGAATAATGATATTCCAAAATATCATAAAATTGATTGAAATCTGTCTTTAGAAAGAACTTCCAGCAAAAACTTTAAATGGAAGATCAAATGACTTGAAAAAcaaacaaattaaacaaacaaacaaaatcacACTTTTACAAGCACTAATAGAAGGATTTTAGCTTTTTATAATGATAACAAGTTAGTTAATCAGTTCCACCATCAAGCAATGGCAAATCAATACTTACAAACTCTTTCAAATGTTCGGTATCAAAATTTTGCCATGAACAATGAATTTCAACAAGCTGAGAATCCCATCTCAGAACATGAAGCGGAATGGAAACGCATAACAAGGAAATCAcagaaaattagaaaaacaaacatTTGATTCAcatgaaaataaaacaataatttaGCACGCATCTTGAAAAATTATGTACAAATCTTATAAAATTCCATTTTTCCAATATAATCAATCAGTGGTGGCAATCCATCGAAGAACATAAAATGAAATTTGCAAAGGAGAGAGTTTTTTTGATTTGGTAACTGACGACGAAGGCTGGAGCGGGCTTTAGTGCCAGGAATTGTCGAAGGCGGCCGAGGTGATGGCGTGGGAGAACTCCTGGAAGCTTATCCGGCCGTCGCCATCCGTGTCGGCCTCTTTGATCATGCCGGTGAGCTCGCTGGCTGTGAGGGCGTGCCCTAGCTTGGCCATGGAGTGGGCGAGCTCGGCGGCAGTGATGTACCCGTTGCCGTCGCGGTCGAACATATCGAACAGACGCCGTAGCTGCGCCTCCGTATAGGGGGACTTGGCGGCGACGAGATCCGGCGAGACGAGAGCGACGAACTCGGAGAACTCGATGAGGCCGTTGGAGTTGATGTCGGCCCTCTGGATTAGGGCATCCAGTTGGTCGGGGGAGGGCTTGATGCTGATGGATCGGAGGAGGGAACCGAGCTCGAGCTGGGTGAGGCTGCCGTCGTCGTTCCGGTCAAAGCAGCGGAAGATCTCGCGGAGCTCCGATAGCTGCTCGTCATCCAACTTCGCCGGGTCCTCGGCGGTGCCTTTCCCGACATCGTCGTCTCCGCCCATGACCGGATCTTTCCCTCCTTCGGTTCTTCCTCTTCTGTAATCCACAAAGCCGATTGAGCTGGGCCTGCCCCTTCTCTTTTAGATCGTCTTCAACGCCATGAATATAATATAGAACATTTTACAATTACAGtcctttatatttaatatttaccAAAGCAAGGAGAATGTCAGATTTTTTATATGATTGtaaaatatccttaaaaataaaagaaaattatataaaaCGATGATGATTAAACTTGTTtatatgatataaaaaataaGGATATTAATATGGATGAGTAGGTATATAAAAAtgaatagaataaaaaaaataataatattagaaaatatatgtatatatatatatttaaataatcaataaatactctgattaaaaatgtaaaattatcataaatatacatataaaatataagaaaaatttgttactaataataaaataaaataacatttatttaaatataaataatttaataggAAATAGAATACAATAATATAGAATAATCCATATAATAATAGAATAAAACTGACTTATTATCGTcctcttataaaaaatatatatatgttgcaataactataatttatatatttgagCAATTGATATTACTTCTTTCCTTTCTATTCCAATCAACTAATCGAGTATATAAGTAGTATATCTAAGCTTGATCCTTCATCCAATCTCTACTTACTTTTCAAGCATAAATTTTTAAGACATTCTTACCGTATATAATCTGTTTTCCCAACAAGTACACAGGCACAGAGAGAATACTGATTTATATAGTCTTCTTAATTTTCCTTCTTCCCTATCACGCAAACCCACAGAAAATTCTGAAAGATATTGAGCTAGAAACATTCCATTACAAGATCATTATTTTCACAGCTGATAgttaaaaccattagaaagttGCTACTGCATCATCCACTGTGCAATGTCCTTGCGGAATACACCTTCGAACCTTCCTATTTCTCCATGTTCGAATGCTCCAAGGTTGGATGGCACGGAAGAAACATGCCTGTATTGGCCATGCCAGCCTACTGGGTTCATTGGATGCATCATCATGGCTATAGTCGGGAACGCTCTCATCCGGAAGCCCCAAGGAGTAAAGAACAATTGACCTCTCCTGACCTGATCGGTGATGCGCGTGATGCTCCTCTGGGTTCGAAGACGATAAGTAGGGATCATGGCATGGCGGGGGATGGACGAGCTGGTGGTTTGAGGCTTCCCAGCACGAGCAATAATTTGGGAAGATGGTTTAGCTTTGTCCAGATAACGTAGAATCCAATTCCCTAAATTCTTCCCTGCTGCGAGGTCCTGCTTTTGTATGTTCTGGTGAACTTTGACAGCCACATCAAACACAGTGCGAACCCTCCTGAACAAGACATTTACCAAGTAGAACACACATCAAGTTTAGAGATGCGCATGGTAAATAAGACTAAACAATATTCTATCAGCGATTGCTGTATATCACTAACATCACAAAAGTATAAAACATCATAATCTGAACTGTCTAAACCTGAAATATCAATTGATACTCAAAAATAGCCACTGTTAATGGAATAGAGACATCTTATAAGCAGAAGAAAGTAAAATTACGAATAATACGAAACAGAACATCTCAATAAGACAAGCTTCAGGAGTTCAATAGAAAAGTAGTGGAAGCTTGAGCCTGCAATAGTGAACAGGAATATGCATACCGGGCAGCCAACTAACTGCTGTTGGAACTTGGGAGTAATAATCAGTTCCTTAAAAGAATTAGTAAATGGCCTCTTGCTTCTCTTGTTCTGAAAAGTAACAAGGAGCTGCCCCTGATTGGTCATACCATGGCCAACATTGCCTCTCATGCACTTGACAGGAGGTGGGAATTGCACAATACCATATCAGATTTAGAGAAATGCTGATGAGCCTTTTTAAATACCATATCAGATAATCAGTGATTTACCTCTTGCTGTCGAGATCTTATTGGGTTTTATTAGATGGTTTCTTGTGCTGCAAAGTTTTGATGAGAGATTACTTGATTTGTAATTGCCACTAAGGCTACGACACTGAGTGAAATTGATCCAATCATACTTGTTTTCCTATGGATACAAGAAATTTGCTGATTTCTCTCCATCTGAAAATGGATGGATCATACTTGAAAAGAAAACTAGGAAGGAGCTAAAGTGAtagaaagaattttcaaatagcaCTTTTTTCCTCCATTTCCTTCGATGGAAATAAGGGAAAGAACAAATAGGAAAATTTTCTCTAGTTTTTCTCTATTTTGTTTTTATCAGATTTAGACCAAAAGCTCTTTGTCACATAAAGGAGCACAAATccaaacttaaaaattcaaaattattttttccttgcAAATCTAttgttaataataatttttttaaaaaattcccttcttttcttctttcaaaGAAAAGTGTTGGACAAAAACTATTTCACAATTCTTTTtctatgagtatttttttttcccttatCATTTTTTCCTAGCTATTTCCTTCATTTGTAGGAAACATAGCCTAACACTTAGTAGTATTGGTTGATACCTTAGTTTTTGCATAGATATTTGGTCATTACTCTCTAAATCTAATCATAAAGAGTTTTATAATTCTTAAAAAAAGATTTTTGCATTGTATCATTGTATAAGACAattaaatctagaaaaaattaaaactcattgCCCAAATCTTCTTAGTTGATCAGTCCTTGGCCTACACAAATTTACAAGTCGCCTATATTATGGCATATATGGTGTGTTTTGCAGGGAATGATGTCCCTTTTATTAGCAAAAGTCTCATTTGCTTCTTTTGAAAAAAGACCAGGGACTCCATATATAACATAACAAAGGCACCACTCTTCCATGGATCCTCATGGATGTGGAAAGAACATGTGTTAATTTCCTAGTGCTCCCTGTTTTACCTAAGGGATGGTAAAGAAGGGGAACATCTCAAATTAGGTAAATGGCAACTCATGTAACCCAGATTTTTTATTTGAACTTGTAGGCGTAAATTAACATATGCAGCTAAACactttatttggtttatttaaattaattcaaacttaaacttCTAAGCTACCTTATAGCATAAAGCTTGTAAGTTTTTAACTTATAATCCTTGTTTTGCATGTGATAAATATTTCcaatattaatataaatattttttaatcattttaataTCAATCATAGATAACCTGCATATAGTATATGTTATGTGAAGTCTTCTCAAATATGCTTTCAACATATTGATTAAGAAATAAGTATCTATAAATGGTATAGAATTTTTTGTAAATATATAATGTGAGCATCATGCCAGCTAATAAATAGAGAAAAAGAGTTGCCTTTTGGCGTTGGATCTTGAATTCTCTATAGGTTTTTATTCAGAGGTATGCAAGTTTTGCAAAGAATACATTTTCCATGACATACTAGTATTTATGAAGGTTGACTAACAAAGGAGCTTTGGAATCCATTCATTTGAAATGTGGttgaaaaatgaaaatttaagtGATGGAAGTTTAGTGGCAAAGTGAACTACTTTACTTGCTATCCATAATGCTTATCATGACGGGAACTCCAAGTGGGAGGCTTACTAGGCCAAAAGCCAAAAGTGATGAAACCCATCCCACTCTTTCCTTTTACGTCCCATGTCTCTCCTCTTGTGTGGCAACATGGGATGCTAAGAAGTCATCCTATTGATTAGCTTATTTTAATGAACTCATGAGCTTAGTCTTACTTCACCATTATGAAATGCAAACAGATTTCCTTATCCAAGGTTAGCTCAAACCTAGCTCACTTCTTTTCGGGCATGAAGCAATGTCAAACCAAAATACTCAAGAATCATAAGCATTAGCTCTTCTGGAAGAAGGTGATCAAACATAAGCACTAGCCCCTACCTACGACATCCCCTCATTGTGGTTAAGGTAACAAATTCAATCATGACCAACTCTCATAGAGTAGTAGGAAGTTGGTATGAAGCCCAAGAATAAATTCACCAATGTTAGGGAAGAAGGTTTAGAGCAAATGTATGCTAACTTATCATGGTTTTGAGCAAATGTATGCTAACTTATCATGGGGTGAAAACCGAgggcaagaagaaagaaaattaagtgggcaattaattAGAGAGGTGAGTATCCTAATAGGACATTATAATTATCTTATCTTACACAAATCGTTTACCTATAGCTATTCAAtattcttataaaaaataattaactcaAAGCATTTTTTCAGTTAAATTCACTTCAACGATAAGTGCGTTGATTGTGAAGCATGTGTTGTGTATGCTCAATAGATTTACTTGGGAAGAGATATGAAATTACTTTTGGGAGAAATATGACTGTAGATCTGCACGTCACTGATTAGAATAATATGGGTGAAGTGCAAAATTCAATCTTCTGAGTTGTGATATACATCATTGAAGTCGAGAAATTTATCACAGTGGACATCTTGGAATCAAGCTCCATGAATTCCCTTCTTCCTCCAAATCAACCCTCAACACTCTCAAAGGCTTTTGTAGACTGGGCATTCAAAGCTCTTCCCTCCTTGGCAGATCACGTTGCCACAATCTCCTTGACAAATCCGGAAATGCTCAAGAAGTAGATGTTGACACTAGAGAGAGAGCCTCACTTCTCATAAACTAACCAAGTTGTTCTCTAGTCATAGTGGGTCAAGAAGAAATAGATCAATATAACCAACAAATCTTGTTGCAGATTGTTGATTCTTTCCAATTTTTATTCAATTACTAACTGTGTTAAGATTTATTGACATCTGAATGAATTTAGGTGATTTTTTCAACATTTCTATGACCCTGAAGCATGTTCGAGAAATTTGCCAAAATCAGATCAGCAACTACCAATTCTGATCAAACTAGCATTGCCCAAATTTGCCAACAATAGGTGAGACCTTATACCTCCACATTCCCTATCGACCTAGGAATATCCTCTATGGAAGGAAAGCACTCTGCAACTAACTAAAGGGACATCCTATCCACACAGACGCAGTCTCCATAGCTTACAATGGACACGGTGACAGTTTGACACCAGCCGAAGGCATCTTGAAGACTAACTAGTGGAAGGTCGTACCAACAGAGTCTTTCCCTTAGCTTGATCCAATTTCCTTAGGCTATCCCAacaataaataaatctatgatCTATAGCCCTTTTATGTTGGTAATTTACCCACAATAACCTTCTAACAGAGTCTTTGACCAGATGATTACACCACCAAGTCATCACAGAGGAAACACCTCTTTCTTAAAGTACATCGCAAGGGAAATTAGTTCCTATTGAGTATTATCACCAcaaattccatcaataataaaaaATCTATGTAATTCCAGTGTGATTTCATTATTGAAGTATAATTCACGGAAGAAACATCTCGTTCCTGTAAAAACCACCTCAGGGGAAATCAGTTCCTATCACGTGTTATCACCccaaactatattttttttagtaaaaTATCTATGTAAATTCTAGAACCATATATTTATTTAATGACAATTCACAGAGGAAACTCCTCTTCAGGGAAATCATCATCATCTTGCAACTGCATTCTAGAACAATCTAGCGATTCCAGAAATGGAAGAATGAGGATCAAGAAAACAATATCAAGTGAAGCAGTGTAAAACCTAAAAAGTTTCCTCCAAATAACCACTAGCAAAAGATAGCATTTCTCAACGCGATCAAcatgattaaattaaaaattcaggaTAATATACAGAACCAGTAAACATGAAATCAACAATCGCATCAAAGAGAGAAGATTGACAATTAAACACCAGAGGGCTAAAATTTAAAAGGTTCCCCAAATTAACCGCTAGCATAACACAGAATTATCGAATACGACGAACAGGAACAAAAACTCAAACGTCAGAACGATACGAGGAAGCAGTAAACGTGAAATTAACAGAAAATAGACAAGTAAACAACCAGACAAACCAACGCACCTGTGGACGAATTGACGAAGGTTTGGGTGCCGAGGGCTAATGAGGCGTCGCTGTGCCTTGAGGGCAACACGGTAAGTTCGACTCAACCCCAGGAAGTAGGCCGTCGCCAGCGTGATCTCCCACAGCACCATTTCCGCTCTGCAATCTCTCTTTCAGTCGCGATCTGACGCAGAAGACAAAGAGAGAAGGGAGAAGACAGGCGTATCTATCTGCCAGACGAGATCTCAGACCCAGTGGATTTCTTGGAGGGAAAGAAAGCAGCGGCGAGAGAGCGATCCCAGAGAAAACACGCCCGAGGTTTGGGGGGCAGGCAACTGGAACACTAGCGGGTCAAAGGAAATCCAAGAAAATATATAGATCGATCCACCATattttaaaatatcttaatttaacCCCTCTAGTTTTCgtcaatttgttttaaaaaagtaagaaaataaaaatgtattCCATTTAGAAATATATCTAAATTTACAtttcaaaaatgataaaataaattgttttttatttttcataaattaaaatcaattatatatataatttttttttaaaaaaatagatattcAACTCCTCAAATCTACTAAATAATTCAAATACGACGGACACATAAAATAATCTGAATTTCGAATCCTCATTACAAGAGCTCGTCCCACCTCTACAGAAGTCATTTTCAAATAGCAAATTCTAATTTGATCCGAATTTTTTTAAATGTCCTAAAATTATCATGATTTTacctttatttaattttaatttttttaaacactcATATCTATTATTTATACATATTCTGGAAATATGTTATGAAATGAGACTCGTGTCCGGGTGATTCATTTtcgtaagagaaaaaaaatagaaagtgatttttatttttaaaaataaaaagacaatcatcgtaattttttttatataaaaatacttttattctaagttgatgatcctgtccgaacgctgactcaacggatgctgggcacgtggcgctctccgggtcgccgatgtagatctccggctagtctcacgaagctccggcgaacctgcacagaagtcgggccgggaagggattcccggcggcgaccctccgacgctcaagtcaggcaagcaagtggtaaagaaagtggctccaaagcttgtagaacgcgtacctccagcgaagtctgcggctctttatatagagcggtgaaagagcctctacacgccc includes these proteins:
- the LOC122024319 gene encoding uncharacterized protein LOC122024319, which codes for MVLWEITLATAYFLGLSRTYRVALKAQRRLISPRHPNLRQFVHRRVRTVFDVAVKVHQNIQKQDLAAGKNLGNWILRYLDKAKPSSQIIARAGKPQTTSSSIPRHAMIPTYRLRTQRSITRITDQVRRGQLFFTPWGFRMRAFPTIAMMMHPMNPVGWHGQYRHVSSVPSNLGAFEHGEIGRFEGVFRKDIAQWMMQ
- the LOC122002909 gene encoding probable calcium-binding protein CML18, yielding MGGDDDVGKGTAEDPAKLDDEQLSELREIFRCFDRNDDGSLTQLELGSLLRSISIKPSPDQLDALIQRADINSNGLIEFSEFVALVSPDLVAAKSPYTEAQLRRLFDMFDRDGNGYITAAELAHSMAKLGHALTASELTGMIKEADTDGDGRISFQEFSHAITSAAFDNSWH